From a region of the Halostella litorea genome:
- a CDS encoding nucleotidyltransferase domain-containing protein has translation MSLGEREDELLDTLEAVIDADLPYVLVGGWAIAAFNQRFTTDVDVVIPAQAVDDYTDLLTDRGYEKTADVERNELYEGRTIRFTKDIGNPVQFDAMVDALGCRQTEAEWSYRYLAQHSVTEELRTGRPVTARIPERELLFAVKLHSGRKADSRDLVVLAAGADFDRIATHLHRGKSKKLAGRIETVLDRLTSEDFADAFKGVFEQQTVPEQDIDAVVEFLRDQQRRIDSEL, from the coding sequence ATGAGTCTCGGTGAACGCGAAGACGAGCTGCTGGATACGCTGGAGGCCGTTATTGACGCTGACCTGCCATACGTCCTCGTCGGTGGGTGGGCGATTGCGGCGTTCAATCAGCGCTTCACCACGGACGTCGACGTCGTCATTCCGGCCCAAGCGGTCGACGACTACACGGACCTTCTCACCGACCGCGGCTACGAGAAAACGGCCGATGTCGAGCGAAACGAACTCTACGAGGGCCGGACTATCCGGTTTACGAAAGATATCGGGAATCCGGTTCAGTTCGACGCGATGGTGGACGCGCTGGGCTGTCGCCAGACGGAAGCTGAATGGTCGTATCGCTATCTGGCCCAGCACTCTGTCACCGAGGAACTGCGAACCGGGCGCCCGGTAACAGCCAGGATTCCGGAACGGGAGTTGCTGTTTGCAGTAAAACTTCACAGTGGCCGCAAGGCGGACTCCCGGGATCTGGTGGTGCTGGCTGCTGGCGCGGATTTCGACCGGATCGCGACCCATCTGCATCGCGGGAAATCCAAGAAGCTCGCTGGTCGCATCGAGACTGTCCTCGACCGACTCACGTCGGAGGATTTCGCGGACGCATTCAAAGGGGTCTTCGAACAGCAGACGGTTCCCGAACAGGATATCGATGCTGTCGTTGAGTTCCTTCGTGACCAGCAGCGCCGAATCGATTCTGAACTATAG
- a CDS encoding ArdC-like ssDNA-binding domain-containing protein translates to MMTASESGISFEETDTRHDEMHSTIEDWIDELVADVDEAKASQQFQEWLDVQSRFHDYSHRNTLLIKLQCPEATRVAGYNTWRSEFDRHVQEGEQAIWIWAPIITKQCPECENSPSYHEQSDCDYDETPPEEWSKGLVGFKPTAVFDVSQTEGEPLPELETEATGNADDLVPALLNAATTLDIDVRVVDAAEWEHGDAKGVCKHRNLHECQPVVEAKARSNQADLAVTLIHEYAHALLHFEGDDEPVRAKREVEAEAVAYIVGRYFNLDTSGSAFYLAAWQDDDAESIQERLGRISSTAQEIIDTVVEG, encoded by the coding sequence ATGATGACAGCCAGTGAGTCGGGGATCTCGTTCGAGGAGACCGACACCCGACACGACGAGATGCACAGTACCATCGAAGACTGGATCGACGAGCTCGTCGCAGACGTCGACGAGGCAAAAGCCAGCCAACAGTTCCAGGAGTGGCTCGATGTCCAGTCCCGGTTCCACGACTACTCCCATCGCAACACCCTCTTGATCAAGCTCCAGTGTCCCGAGGCAACCCGCGTAGCGGGCTACAATACGTGGCGGTCGGAGTTCGACCGGCACGTCCAAGAGGGCGAACAGGCGATCTGGATCTGGGCACCCATTATTACGAAGCAGTGCCCTGAGTGCGAGAACTCACCGAGTTACCACGAGCAAAGCGACTGTGACTATGACGAGACGCCGCCCGAGGAGTGGTCCAAAGGACTGGTTGGATTCAAACCAACGGCAGTCTTCGATGTGTCTCAAACCGAGGGCGAACCGCTCCCCGAGTTGGAAACCGAGGCCACTGGTAACGCCGACGACCTGGTACCAGCACTCCTCAATGCAGCAACTACGCTCGATATCGACGTCCGTGTCGTCGACGCTGCTGAGTGGGAGCATGGCGACGCGAAAGGCGTCTGCAAACACCGGAACCTCCACGAATGCCAACCTGTCGTCGAAGCGAAAGCCCGCTCGAATCAAGCCGATCTCGCGGTGACGCTGATTCACGAGTATGCCCACGCGCTGCTCCATTTCGAGGGCGACGACGAGCCCGTGCGCGCAAAACGCGAGGTCGAAGCGGAAGCCGTTGCGTACATCGTCGGGCGGTATTTCAACCTGGATACGAGCGGATCAGCGTTCTATCTTGCCGCGTGGCAGGACGACGATGCGGAGAGCATTCAGGAGCGTCTCGGGCGGATCAGTTCGACCGCTCAGGAGATCATCGACACAGTTGTAGAGGGCTGA